The sequence below is a genomic window from Phycisphaerales bacterium AB-hyl4.
ATCGGTGCAGCCATTTCTGTGCACGGGGGTGTTGGGGTCGTTTACGACATTTTCTAATTTCAGTGTGGAATGGACTTTACTGGCAAATGACGGTCGATTGTGGCTGGCGGTGGGTTACCCGGCGGCTAGCGTGGCGGCGGGGCTGGCGGCGGCGGGGCTGGGCATGTTGCTCGCCCGGCGGATGAGGCCTGCGGGGCGAGGCTCGTCGCGCGCGGCCCCCGGCTCGGCTGAGCGGGAGGGTGGGGCATGACGATCGCGGTGGCGATGCTTGTGGCGGTGGCGGGCGGCGGGGGCGCGGTCTGCCGATATGTGCTGGACTACGCGATCACGCAGCACGTCGGCGGCGGCCTGCCATGGGGGACGTGGCTGGTGAATGTCACCGGCTCGCTGGGGCTGGGTGTGCTGGTGGGGCTGGCGCTGGTTGTCAGCGTTCCGGTTGAGGTGCAGATCGTGGTGGGCGGGGGGTTTCTGGGTGCGTATACGACTTTTTCGACATGGATTTACGAAAGCCTGCGCCTGTTCGAGCAAGGCGCGTGGCGGACGGGGGCGATGAACCTCGTGGGCAGTATCGTGACGGGCGGCATCGCGGCGGCGGCGGGGTTGGCCGCGATGCAGTGGTGGGTCTGAGGCGAGTGGCACGAAGGCGCGGGCACTGCTAGATTGAGTGGCTCGATTCACGGTCCGCCGTCGGGAAGCGGAGGAGTACCCCAGCATTATGGCCTTGCCTTCGTCGTCGGTCGATCAGACTCAACCCGCCCCACAGCCGCAGCCAGCCACCGTCAAGCCGGGCCCCGTGACCGGCTACCTGACCGCGGGGGCCGAGCGGTGGCGTTGGGTGCTGCTGGTGCTCGTGCTGGCGTTTTATGGGCTGGCGTTCCAAGGCGAGTTTCGCGGGCAACCCGATTCGGGGCTGCATCTTACGATCGCGCGCAGCTTGTACATGGGCGAAGGCTTCGTCCACCCGCTGGGCGATGAAGTGCGGGCGAATCCGGGGCTGGCGTATCTGCTGGCGGGAGTGATGTTTGTGGGCGGGCCCGAGCCGTTCGCGCTGGCAAACGCGGTGATGCTGGGCATCGGGCTGGCGACGCTGGGGGTGGCGTTTTTGTGGTTTCGGCTGCACCTCGGTCGGCCGACGGCGGTGCTGCTGACGACTTTCCTCGCCCTGTCGCTGATGTTTTTCAAATACAGTTTCCAACTGATGACGGACATGCCGTTCCTGCTGGGGGTGATGCTCTTCCTGCTGGGGTGGGATCAGTTGCTCAAGCGCAAGGCGGTTCGGCCGGGCGATCTGGCGCTGCTGCTGTGCGGGACGGCGATCATGGTGGCGTTCCGGACGGTGGCGATCACGTTTCTGGGGGCGGTGATGCTGGCGCTGCTGTGGCATACGCTGCGGTCAAGCGATCGGCGGGTGTGGGCGGCCGGGGGCGTGCTGCTGGTGTTGTGCATTGTCGGACTGGCTGCGGCGCTGATCACGTCGCATGGCACGAGCAACGACAACGGGCCGCGCATCGCCGCGGACACGCAGCTGATCGCCGGCCGATTGCAGAACCTCGGCCGAACGTTGACCGATACCGTGCCGGAGAATGTGACGCGACTGGTGACGGCGCACATGGCACACGCGGTGACGGGTGTTCGGCCGGACCCGTACACGAGTTCGCTGATCGGGCTGACGGCGATCGGCTTCGGGCTGGCGCTGTTTCGCCGACACCCGCTGGGCGCGCTGCTGGTGCTCGCGTTTATCGTGCAGACGCTTTTGTTCATCGTGACGGAGCGGTACTACCTGGCGATCCTGCCCGTGCTGCTGCTGGGCTGGTGGTACGCGGCGCGTTGGCTGGACCAGCGCAGGCAGTGGTGGAGTGTGGGCCTGTGTGCGCTGCTGCTGGCGGGATGGCTTGTGCCGAACTCGATTCGGATGGGCAACTTCGTGCTGCTGCAACGCGAGACGCCGTTCCTCGACCACCACGGCGGCGGCCGATACGGCGCATTGTTCACCTTGCGCGACTGGCTAAGCGAGCCGGACACGCTGCCGAGCGGGGCTGCCATTGTCACCGACCATCGCGACCTGCATGTGCTGGTGTATCTGACGATGCCGCTGGACGTGACCGTCACATCACACCGGCATATTGAAGCCGGGCTGGACGTGGGCTCGAACGTCTACGTGCTCGAACCGATGAACCGCGGTGTCCAACGGCTGATCGAGCGGCAGGACTGGCGGCTGGGTCGGCCGGTGCTCACCGTGCCCACGCAACGCGCGACCGAAACGCTGCGCCTGCGGCCGGTGGTCAAAGCCAAAGCGGATACGGAATAATCACAGCTTCGCATGCGCGGCGGTGAGTGAGTCACACTGCCTCGGCGATGCGGCGCAACGGGCGACGCTCTTCGAGCGCGAACAGGTGCTGCGCGACATCATGGCCGGAGCATGTGGCGATGTGTACGTCGGGCGTTTCGCGCAGGTCCAGCGTCGGGTAGCAGCCGTCTGCTTCGCGGTCGGCCTCGCCGAGCAGTCGCACCGCCGGTCGGCAAGGCTGCTCCACGCTCGGGCGAACGACCGCGGCCGCGCGGCCGTCGCTCAACGTCACCTGCGATCCAATGACGAACGGCGGAATGCAGCGTAACAACGTGTCGCGCACCACCGGGTCAAACCACCCTTCGAACTGTCGCGATGCCAGCGCCGACAACGCCGACACCGCCGGCCGCGTCTTCCCCGACGCGTCGTGCATCAGGTGGTCGAGGACGTCGGCCGCGGCGACGATACGGCTGAAAATGTGAATCGCCTCACCCTGCTGCGTGCCTTCGCGACGACTCTCGGTCGCGTCGCTCATGTCCGGAAAGCCGCTGCCGTCCCAACGCTGATGGTGGTTGAGCACGATCTGCGTCGCGGGCGCGGGCGCACGCGAGCCGCGCAGCAGGTGATAGCCGGCGAGCGTGTGGCTGCGATACGCGTCCCGTGGGTCGTCCGGCAGGTCGTCGAGCCACTCGTCAGCCGAACCGTCAGCGAGCGCCGCGGCGGCGTGGTCGTCGGCGGAGAGCACCTGCCAATGATGCATCTGCTTCGGCAACGTCAGCTTGCCCATGTCATGCAGCAGCGCGCCGATGCCGAGGCTGGTCAGGTCGCGTGCGTGGTCGGCCGTGAGACGCTGCCGCTGGCCGACGACGTAGGTTTCCAACTCCAGGCCGACGAGGACGGAGAGGTAGGCGACGTTGGTCGCATGTGTGAACAGGCCCGGCGGGCCGCCGATCAGGCGTTCGCTCAGCCCGCCGACCGCGCGGTTGCCCGCGAGTTCGCAGACCATGTCCATCACCGCCCGGCGGTAGATTTGCACGTGGCCACTGGTGACGGTGATGTCCGCCATTTGTTTGAAGTCTTGATAGAGCTGTTCGCAAGCCGCCCGCCGCGCTTGGCCGAGCGTGGGCGGGATCAGCCGATCGAGGTCGGCCAGCGCCTCGTGATGCACCCACAGCTCGCGCACGCCCAATTGCTTGAGCCGACGCAGCAGCCTGGCGTCCAGCTCGACGCCCGGTTCGAGCAGCTCGCGGTTCGGCCTTGCCGGGTGGAACACCGCTCCCGCGAGCGTGACGCCCGGTTCTACATCATTGATATCACAAACGATCAACGACAAACCCGCTTTCTGTCAGCGTGATCCCCGGTTACGTCATCGGCCGATCGGCCGTGCCGCTGAAGCGCACCTGCATGGGCGCGGGGACTAACTACGGATCAGACATCAAACTCAAGCATCACGGGGAATAGCCCTCCGCGGAAGCGGAGGGTTAGCGCCGAACGAACCAAACCCGTCCGCTTCCGCGGAGGGCTATTGGGGACATGCGATTCATGGCCGATCGTTACAAACGGCATCGTTGATGTAGATGTAATCGTTCGATCCGGGTCGGCGTCAAAGCTCGACCACGCGTGCGCCGGCGGCCGGGCGGGTGACGAACAGCGCGGGGTGAATGCCGGTGATGTGCTCGTACTGGTGAGCGAGGAACTTGCCCACCGCGTCGGCGGCGTCGGCGCGGACGAGGCTGACGGTGCAGCCGCCGAAGCCGCCGCCGGTCATGCGCGAGCCGTACAACTCGCCCGAGGCGATGCGGCGGGTCGCCAACTCGACGAGGATGTCCAGCTCTTTGCAACTGATCTCGAAGTCGTCGCGCATGGAGGTGTGACTTTCGAGCATGAGTTGGCCCATCGCGGCCCAGTCGCCGGCGGCGAGCGCCTCGGCGGCGGCAAGCGTGCGCGCGTTTTCCGTGATGACATGCCGAGCACGACGAAACGCCACGTCGCTCGGATCGGGGTACGCTTCATCGAGCATGTCCAACGTCGCATCGCGGAGAGCGGGCACGTTCATCGTCCTGGCAGCGGCTTCACATTGGGCGCGGCGCTGGGCGTACTCGCCGCCGACCAGTTCGTGCTTGACGTTGGAATTGACGATCAGCACGACAACATCGGGGTCGTGCATCGGGACACGACGGGTTTCGTACGATCGACAGTCGATCAACAGGGCGTGGTCGGCCATGCCCATCGCGGAGATGAACTGATCCATGATGCCGCAGGGCATACCAGCGAAGTCGTGCTCGGCCTTTTGACAGAGCAAGGCTTTCTGCACCGGGTCGAGCGGCTGGCCGGTGAGCGATTCGAGGAGCGTGGCGGTGCCGACTTCCAGCGCGGCGCTGCTGGACAGACCGCCGCCGGTGGGGACGGTGGAGTCGACGAGGGCATCGAAGCCGGGCGGTGTGAGGCCGCGTTCGATGCAGCCGGCGATCGCGCCGCGGACGTAGTTGGCCCAGCTCGGCTCGCCGGGGGCCAGTGGCTGGTCGAGGTTGAGCTCGGCCTGCTCGGGCACGCCGGTGGAGGCGAGGCGGACCTTGCGGTCGTCGCGCGGGCGAGCGAGCAGGAGGATCTGGCGTTCGATGGCCATCGGCAGCACGAAGCCGTCGTTGTAGTCGGTGTGTTCGCCGATGAGGTTGACACGGCCGGGGGCAACGGCGGCGTGGGTGGGCGGCTGGCCGAACGTCTGGGTGAATTGATCGACCGCGGCGGCGGTCTGCTGCTCAAGCGTAACGGCGTCGGTCATG
It includes:
- a CDS encoding CrcB family protein, giving the protein MTIAVAMLVAVAGGGGAVCRYVLDYAITQHVGGGLPWGTWLVNVTGSLGLGVLVGLALVVSVPVEVQIVVGGGFLGAYTTFSTWIYESLRLFEQGAWRTGAMNLVGSIVTGGIAAAAGLAAMQWWV
- a CDS encoding HD-GYP domain-containing protein translates to MSLIVCDINDVEPGVTLAGAVFHPARPNRELLEPGVELDARLLRRLKQLGVRELWVHHEALADLDRLIPPTLGQARRAACEQLYQDFKQMADITVTSGHVQIYRRAVMDMVCELAGNRAVGGLSERLIGGPPGLFTHATNVAYLSVLVGLELETYVVGQRQRLTADHARDLTSLGIGALLHDMGKLTLPKQMHHWQVLSADDHAAAALADGSADEWLDDLPDDPRDAYRSHTLAGYHLLRGSRAPAPATQIVLNHHQRWDGSGFPDMSDATESRREGTQQGEAIHIFSRIVAAADVLDHLMHDASGKTRPAVSALSALASRQFEGWFDPVVRDTLLRCIPPFVIGSQVTLSDGRAAAVVRPSVEQPCRPAVRLLGEADREADGCYPTLDLRETPDVHIATCSGHDVAQHLFALEERRPLRRIAEAV
- the galK gene encoding galactokinase; this translates as MTDAVTLEQQTAAAVDQFTQTFGQPPTHAAVAPGRVNLIGEHTDYNDGFVLPMAIERQILLLARPRDDRKVRLASTGVPEQAELNLDQPLAPGEPSWANYVRGAIAGCIERGLTPPGFDALVDSTVPTGGGLSSSAALEVGTATLLESLTGQPLDPVQKALLCQKAEHDFAGMPCGIMDQFISAMGMADHALLIDCRSYETRRVPMHDPDVVVLIVNSNVKHELVGGEYAQRRAQCEAAARTMNVPALRDATLDMLDEAYPDPSDVAFRRARHVITENARTLAAAEALAAGDWAAMGQLMLESHTSMRDDFEISCKELDILVELATRRIASGELYGSRMTGGGFGGCTVSLVRADAADAVGKFLAHQYEHITGIHPALFVTRPAAGARVVEL
- a CDS encoding ArnT family glycosyltransferase, producing MARFTVRRREAEEYPSIMALPSSSVDQTQPAPQPQPATVKPGPVTGYLTAGAERWRWVLLVLVLAFYGLAFQGEFRGQPDSGLHLTIARSLYMGEGFVHPLGDEVRANPGLAYLLAGVMFVGGPEPFALANAVMLGIGLATLGVAFLWFRLHLGRPTAVLLTTFLALSLMFFKYSFQLMTDMPFLLGVMLFLLGWDQLLKRKAVRPGDLALLLCGTAIMVAFRTVAITFLGAVMLALLWHTLRSSDRRVWAAGGVLLVLCIVGLAAALITSHGTSNDNGPRIAADTQLIAGRLQNLGRTLTDTVPENVTRLVTAHMAHAVTGVRPDPYTSSLIGLTAIGFGLALFRRHPLGALLVLAFIVQTLLFIVTERYYLAILPVLLLGWWYAARWLDQRRQWWSVGLCALLLAGWLVPNSIRMGNFVLLQRETPFLDHHGGGRYGALFTLRDWLSEPDTLPSGAAIVTDHRDLHVLVYLTMPLDVTVTSHRHIEAGLDVGSNVYVLEPMNRGVQRLIERQDWRLGRPVLTVPTQRATETLRLRPVVKAKADTE